Genomic segment of Salvia hispanica cultivar TCC Black 2014 chromosome 2, UniMelb_Shisp_WGS_1.0, whole genome shotgun sequence:
TTACCCCTCCATTCCCAACTATATTAACGTCCCCATTTTGCTCTTCTCCACCACCACTCACTCCCACTGCTAAATTTATTAACTAACATTTTTCcttcaagaagaagaagaagaaatggaCTGTGTTTTTGAACActtgatattttctaatgAATGCATGATTAAGCAGGAATATGGGTATGCTTAACTCTGTTTCTGCTGCCCTGTTTTGTTAATTTCGATTTAAGCAATAATTAATCACGGTTACCGGTTTTTCAGCTGTCGTCATTACAAGAGGAAGTGTAAGATCGTAGCGCCCTGTTGCAACGAGACATTTGATTGTAGGCACTGCCACAATGATGCAAAggttttttaaagttttttttttaactttttagcATATGATTCAATTCTTTCACTAGATTTGTGTTTTGATGCTAATGATGTTCTAGCAGAACTCTATAGAAATTGATCCACTCGATCGCCATGATATCCCGCGCCATGAAATTACAAGGGTtagttttctttaatttcctACTTGATTATTACTATGACAAACCACATTCTCAGTTACTCTGTATATGTGATCTTTTCAGGTCATTTGCTCAGTGTGTGACACAGAACAAGATGTAAGTTTAAATAGGAAGATAGTGTTTTCGTATACGAGTCATCAACTTAATTTATGATGCTATTCGATGTTTGTAGGTCCAGCAGAATTGCATTAGCTGTGGTGTTTGTATGGGGAAGTACTATTGCTCGATATGCAAGTTCTTCGATGATGATGTGAGCTTCTTTTCATCTAACTATTTGAGTAGTTGTTATCCGATTATTATTATGTCTCTCATCAGTGTATTTTTTCTCCTTGTCAGATTTTAAAGAATCAATATCACTGCGAGAAATGTGGAATATGCAggttatttttctcttttccttaACGTGGATTACAGAATTAGATGCTATGAACAGATTGAATGTCATATGTCTTCATCTGTCCTATGATAGCAAACCATTTTTATTCTTGTCCCTTTCGTCATGGCGTAGCAATGGCCAACATGTTACCCCGGACATTGCTATGCCCCACATTATCCTAGACTCGATGCAGTTGATTCTCTCGTGGCTTCTTTTCACCTAAAGTAATCTCCTTCGAATCTAACTTGCTTCTCATTTCTTGTTCTAGAACCGGTGGCAAAGACAACTTTTTCCACTGTGATAAATGTGGTAAGTCGAGTTCCCACCGGTCATGAAAACTCTACTGCTGATTACAGTATTGACCGAAATATGTCCTGTTGCAGAATGCTGCTATTCAAATGTGTTGAAGGATTCACATATATGCATAGAGAGAGCAATGCATCACAATTGTCCAATTTGCTTTGAGGTAATTAAATCTCTAATCAAGTGAAAGATGTGGTGTCAATTGGTGGCTATAGCTAATCAACATATCCGAATATACGCAGTATCTTTTTGACACGCCTAGAGACACTACCGTGTTGCCATGCGGTCATACCATACATCTCGACTGCGTTAAGGAGATGGAGCGCCATTTCCAGTAAGAATGAATCTCCCTATCTCACTCCACTTGTGTCGTCTACATGTCTGATAAATTTGGCGATGCAGGTATTCTTGCCCGGTATGCTCAAAGTCGTATTGTGACATGACCTGCGTCTGGGAGAAGCTGGATCAGGAGGTTGCTTCAACGCCTATGCCTCAAATGTATCAGAACAAAATGGTGAGGAAACTGCTTAAACTGATTAGGCTTTGGTTTGTTTACTTGATTGGTACCAACTCGAAAAGGCCTTATTTATGTTGCTTTAATTGTTTTAGGTTTGGATTCTCTGCAACGACTGTGGGGAAACATCCGAGGTGAACTACCATATACTCGCGCACAAATGCACCAACTGCAACTCGTACAACACGAGGCAGACGAGAGGACGTTCCCATACATCATGCGCCTCACAACTTGTTTAGAtggaaaaaccaaaaataaaatagaggaAGAAGTATTCT
This window contains:
- the LOC125204299 gene encoding E3 ubiquitin-protein ligase RZFP34-like isoform X1, which gives rise to MDCVFEHLIFSNECMIKQEYGCRHYKRKCKIVAPCCNETFDCRHCHNDAKQNSIEIDPLDRHDIPRHEITRVICSVCDTEQDVQQNCISCGVCMGKYYCSICKFFDDDILKNQYHCEKCGICRTGGKDNFFHCDKCECCYSNVLKDSHICIERAMHHNCPICFEYLFDTPRDTTVLPCGHTIHLDCVKEMERHFQYSCPVCSKSYCDMTCVWEKLDQEVASTPMPQMYQNKMVWILCNDCGETSEVNYHILAHKCTNCNSYNTRQTRGRSHTSCASQLV
- the LOC125204299 gene encoding E3 ubiquitin-protein ligase RZFP34-like isoform X2, whose amino-acid sequence is MDCVFEHLIFSNECMIKQEYGCRHYKRKCKIVAPCCNETFDCRHCHNDAKNSIEIDPLDRHDIPRHEITRVICSVCDTEQDVQQNCISCGVCMGKYYCSICKFFDDDILKNQYHCEKCGICRTGGKDNFFHCDKCECCYSNVLKDSHICIERAMHHNCPICFEYLFDTPRDTTVLPCGHTIHLDCVKEMERHFQYSCPVCSKSYCDMTCVWEKLDQEVASTPMPQMYQNKMVWILCNDCGETSEVNYHILAHKCTNCNSYNTRQTRGRSHTSCASQLV